From a region of the Arachis ipaensis cultivar K30076 chromosome B09, Araip1.1, whole genome shotgun sequence genome:
- the LOC107615392 gene encoding uncharacterized protein LOC107615392: protein MPDTIAVLRTSPVRVGGQLDESQVYFHRLFWTFPPCIEAFRHCKYGRTLLVAIAHDRNSNILPVAFALVEGENAESWSFFLSHLRQHVTPQPGLLVISDRHNGIKAALEAPDGGWLPLAAYRAFCIRHVAANFTLTFKGKDARRLLMNAAYAKTEVEFDYWFDILRSEDPVMCDWANRIEYSLWTQHCDKGRRFGHMTTNISECVNSICKLVKATYGRLAELFIRKGREDEAQLGTRQ from the coding sequence ATGCCTGATACTATTGCAGTCCTTAGGACGAGCCCTGTTCGAGTTGGGGGACAGCTGGACGAGTCTCAAGTTTATTTTCACAGACTGTTCTGGACGTTTCCACCGTGtatcgaggcattccgtcattgcaagtATGGGAGAACGTTGCTTGTCGCGATTGCACATGACAGGAACTCCAACATACTCCCTGTTGCATTCGCACTAGTcgagggtgagaatgctgagtcctggtccttctttctctcccacctgcgTCAACACGTGACACCGCAGCCGGGTTTGctggttatatcggacaggcataacggcatcaaggccgcGCTTGAGGCTCCCGACGGAGGATGGCTACCTCTAGCTgcataccgtgcattctgcattcgacatgtAGCAGCAAATTTTACCCtaaccttcaagggcaaagacgcaAGGAGGCTTCTTATGAACGCAGCGTATGCTAAGACCGAGGTAGAGttcgattactggtttgatattctgcggTCTGAAGACCCTGTGATGTGTGACTGGGCGAACCGGATTGAGTATTCATTGTGGACACAACATTGTGATAAGGGCCGGAGATTCGGACACATGACGACAAATATCtctgagtgtgtgaactcaatATGTAAGTTGGTGAAGGCAACATACGGAAGGTTGGCCGAACTATTTATCCGCAAAGGGAGAGAGGATGAGGCCCAGCTGGGTACTAGACAATAA